The Natronomonas salsuginis genomic sequence TCGACGTCGCCCTCGGGCTCCTCGATGAAGTCCTCGACCTCGACGCCCTCGTAGATCTCGAAGTCGTCGGGGAGTTCCGCGTCCGGCGGAATGATCTTCACCTGCACGCCGATTGTCCCCAGCTTCATCACTGCGGTACCGATACCGCTGTCGACGATCGTCTCGGCGGGTTCGCCGTTGTGTTTGATGTAGCCGCGGTTGAACTTCTCGACGCGCGAGCGAGCGCCCGTGACCTTCCCGCTGAGGACGATCTCGGCGCCGAGAGCGCCCGAGTCCATGATGCGGTCGATCGTCGTGTGGCCGGCCTTCCGGAAGTACCAGCCGCGCTCGAGCGCGTTCGCCAGTCGGTCCGCGACGATCTGCGCGTTGAGATCGGGCTCGTCGACCTCCTGTACGTCGATCTGTGGATCGTCGAGGTCGAACTCCTCCTCGAGCGTCGAGGTGATCTTCCGGATGTTCTTGCCGCCCTTTCCGATGACCATTCCGGGCTTTTCGGCCTTCAGAACGATCTGCGTACCCATCGGAGTCTTGACCACGTCCATGCCACCGTAGCCGGCTCGGGAGAGCTCGGCGGCGAAGAACTCGTCGATCTGTGTCCGCTGAAGCCCGTCCTCGATGAATTGGTGTTCGTCTGCCATTATTCGTCGTCCTCCTCCCGCAGGACGAGTTCGACGTCGACCTGTGGGGTGTTCCACGGAGAGGCGCGACCGAAGGCCCGTGACTTCTGACCGGGGGACTCCCCGACTTTGTGCGCCGCGACGTGTTCGATCGTCATGGTTTCGCCGTCGAAGCCCTGATGATCGGCGTTATTCGTCGCGTTCTCAAGGAGATTGAGGAACTCCTTGGAGGCCTTCTCTGGGTATCGTCCCGCGTCCCAGCCGTCGATGTCGTTTCGGTGGCCGACACCGCTGTTGTGGGATTTGAACGGGACGGATCGCTCGCCTTCGACGACGGCTTCGAGATACTCGACGGCGTCGCCGGCGATCATGCCCTTGATCTCCCGTGCGATCTCCTTGCTGTGCTTGTGACTCATGTGACGCTCCCGGAGCATGGCTTTCGCCGTGGAGTCCGGATCCGCGTCGACACTGTAGCTGATTCCCATGGTTATTTGAGCGGTACGAACTTCGACGAGCGGGTCGCGCCGATTCCGGCCTGTCCGTGTTCGACCGAGGTTCGCGTCAACTGGAACTCGCCGAGATAGTGACCGATCATCTCCGGCTCGACCGTGACGCGTTCGAACGACTGGCCGTTGTGAACCGCGAACGTCAGTCCGACGAACGCCGGGACGACCGGCATCGAACGCAGATGCGTCCGGATCGGATCGTTCGCGGTCTCCTCTTCGCCCGCGTCGCGGGCTTTCTCGAGGAGCTTCTCCTGTTCGACGGAGAGGCCCCGCTCTATGGTTCGCCGCTGTCGTGCGGGAAGCAGTTCCGCGACCTCGTCGAGCGACAGCTCCTGCAGCTCGCCGAGCGTGTGACCACGGTAGGTGAACTCACCTTCGTGGCCGATCTGGTATTCCGAACTCATGCTATTCTCGTCCTCCTTTCCCGCCGCGACCGGTCCGTTTGGAGGCGATGTCGCCGACCTTGCGGCCCGGTGGCGCGTTGCGGGAGACGCTTTTCGGTTTGCCGGGGTGCTGTCGGCCGCCGCCACCGAACGGGTGGTCGACGGCGTTCATCGCGACGCCGCGGACGCGCGGGTACTTGCTCCCGCGGGATTTCATCTTGTGATATTT encodes the following:
- a CDS encoding 30S ribosomal protein S19; its protein translation is MSSEYQIGHEGEFTYRGHTLGELQELSLDEVAELLPARQRRTIERGLSVEQEKLLEKARDAGEEETANDPIRTHLRSMPVVPAFVGLTFAVHNGQSFERVTVEPEMIGHYLGEFQLTRTSVEHGQAGIGATRSSKFVPLK
- a CDS encoding 30S ribosomal protein S3, producing MADEHQFIEDGLQRTQIDEFFAAELSRAGYGGMDVVKTPMGTQIVLKAEKPGMVIGKGGKNIRKITSTLEEEFDLDDPQIDVQEVDEPDLNAQIVADRLANALERGWYFRKAGHTTIDRIMDSGALGAEIVLSGKVTGARSRVEKFNRGYIKHNGEPAETIVDSGIGTAVMKLGTIGVQVKIIPPDAELPDDFEIYEGVEVEDFIEEPEGDVEELLDAPEDAEAEPVGAAPEDVIDEETSDAVEEVPEEEIIDDELEAETGDAETAADDAEELDVEELDEDVEAEAEELLDEMESEDADEEDE
- a CDS encoding 50S ribosomal protein L22; amino-acid sequence: MGISYSVDADPDSTAKAMLRERHMSHKHSKEIAREIKGMIAGDAVEYLEAVVEGERSVPFKSHNSGVGHRNDIDGWDAGRYPEKASKEFLNLLENATNNADHQGFDGETMTIEHVAAHKVGESPGQKSRAFGRASPWNTPQVDVELVLREEDDE